One Acutalibacter muris DNA window includes the following coding sequences:
- the nhaC gene encoding Na+/H+ antiporter NhaC yields MNTKNSVSRPVGFWLSLLTFGVLIALVVSFTAVLGSAPHVPLLLAAVFAAAVGALHRFSWQDMLEGIQGAIAPALPALLIIMSIGILIAAWMAGGIIPTMVYYGLQIISPRFFLVTALLLCSLVSLAIGSSLSTIGTVGVALFGVGEAIGIPSAITVGAIVSGAYFGDKMSPLSDTTNLAPSVSDTNVFDHIRHMMFTTTPTYVICIVIYGILGFVFGGGAADSSQVQLTLDTLKANFVINPLLLLPPVLVLIMVVLRIPALPGLLGAALLGFLSALFIQGAEFGSLLQGVMNGFSASTGVDTVDTLLNRGGIMSMMRTVALMVIALSFAGIFERTGMATSLVEKVLAHVKSERGLVVATILTAWGVLIGTGQQYVAIIMTGRLFRPLYKKYELAPKNLSRALEDAGTVFGGIVPYSTGAGFTEGMLGVSAWQYGPFTFFGWINPLVAIGLALLGKSMPKEKK; encoded by the coding sequence TTGAACACAAAAAACAGCGTATCAAGGCCAGTAGGCTTCTGGCTGTCCCTTCTGACCTTCGGGGTGCTCATCGCCCTGGTGGTGTCCTTCACCGCCGTACTGGGCAGCGCCCCCCACGTGCCCCTGCTGCTGGCGGCTGTCTTTGCCGCCGCCGTCGGGGCCCTGCACCGCTTCTCCTGGCAGGACATGCTGGAGGGAATACAGGGGGCAATAGCCCCCGCTCTCCCCGCCCTGCTCATCATCATGTCCATCGGCATACTCATAGCCGCCTGGATGGCCGGGGGCATTATCCCCACCATGGTCTACTATGGCTTACAGATAATCTCGCCCCGGTTCTTCCTGGTGACGGCTTTACTGCTCTGTTCCCTGGTGTCTTTGGCCATCGGCAGCTCGTTGTCCACCATAGGCACAGTGGGGGTGGCCCTGTTCGGCGTGGGCGAGGCCATCGGCATACCCTCCGCCATAACCGTGGGGGCCATTGTCTCCGGGGCCTACTTTGGGGACAAGATGTCCCCTCTTTCGGACACCACCAACCTTGCCCCCTCTGTGTCCGACACCAACGTCTTTGACCATATCCGGCATATGATGTTCACCACCACCCCTACATATGTCATCTGCATCGTCATATACGGCATATTGGGCTTTGTCTTCGGCGGCGGCGCCGCAGACAGCTCCCAGGTGCAGCTGACCCTTGATACCCTTAAAGCAAACTTCGTCATTAACCCTCTCCTGCTTCTGCCGCCGGTGCTGGTGCTCATAATGGTGGTGCTGCGGATACCGGCCCTGCCGGGACTTTTGGGGGCGGCGCTTTTGGGGTTCCTGTCGGCGCTGTTTATTCAGGGGGCGGAGTTTGGCTCCCTGCTCCAGGGGGTCATGAACGGCTTTTCAGCCTCCACCGGCGTCGATACAGTGGACACGCTTTTGAACCGGGGCGGCATTATGAGCATGATGCGCACTGTGGCGCTGATGGTCATAGCCTTGAGCTTCGCCGGTATCTTCGAGCGCACGGGCATGGCCACCTCCCTGGTGGAGAAGGTGCTGGCACACGTCAAGTCCGAGCGCGGGCTGGTAGTGGCTACCATCCTCACCGCCTGGGGCGTACTTATTGGCACCGGCCAGCAGTATGTGGCTATCATTATGACTGGGCGGCTGTTTAGGCCCCTCTATAAGAAGTATGAGCTGGCTCCTAAGAATCTCAGCCGCGCCCTTGAGGACGCGGGTACGGTGTTCGGGGGGATTGTGCCCTACAGCACCGGGGCCGGGTTCACCGAGGGTATGCTGGGGGTTTCGGCCTGGCAGTATGGGCCGTTTACGTTCTTTGGATGGATAAACCCGCTGGTGGCCATTGGGTTGGCGCTGCTGGGGAAGAGTATGCCGAAGGAAAAGAAGTAA
- a CDS encoding ABC transporter ATP-binding protein — MREYLPVLIVGGIIGMFALVFLIAYLVARRKNVLENRERNMPDSEIIRRLLAYAKPYKWQFVLVFFVMLLSIGYEVISPLLVGHIEETVVGDFEMSYLLTVVGGYVGILLVSLVCTYIQAMVLQKVGQKILSAMREDVFTHIESLSHAQLNDIPVGKLVTRVSNDPNAISFMFTNIIVTLAKNVMVIFGVLAAMLMLNYMLTLMVLCFVPFVVLFTIIFRKFSRSVHLRVNDATTDLNTYLSENLSGIKITQIFNQEQRKMSDFLQRSRTLQRAKRSRMFVFGIFQPMVYMLYISSVLCLLYLGGKGYIGNWTVFGQTVSSGIIVSFYMYISKFFNPIQQLAEQFDMLQRSFAAAEKIFTVMDMVPEVVDTPNARELTDIKGEIEFKDVWFAYNPGEWVLKGVSFHISPRQTVAFVGSTGSGKSTILSLICRNYDIQKGQILIDGVDIKDIKIASLRKHFGQMLQDVFLFSGSIRSNIVLREEFPEEDVKKACEYVNADKFIYRLDNGLDEVVRERGNNFSAGQRQLLSFARTLLHKPAVMILDEATANIDTETELLIQDSLEKMKNIGTMLIVAHRLSTIQHADNIILLSHGEILEQGTHQELLKQKGRYYNLYTLQYNKEQLQRA, encoded by the coding sequence ATGCGTGAATATCTTCCTGTACTGATAGTGGGCGGCATAATCGGTATGTTCGCCCTGGTGTTCCTTATCGCGTACTTAGTGGCAAGGCGCAAAAACGTCCTTGAGAACCGGGAGCGGAATATGCCAGACTCCGAGATAATCCGGCGGCTTCTGGCCTACGCGAAGCCCTATAAGTGGCAGTTTGTACTGGTTTTCTTCGTAATGCTGCTGTCCATCGGATATGAGGTCATATCGCCTCTTCTGGTGGGCCATATCGAGGAGACCGTGGTGGGGGATTTTGAGATGTCCTATCTGCTGACGGTTGTGGGCGGCTATGTGGGCATACTCTTAGTATCCCTGGTGTGTACCTATATCCAGGCCATGGTCCTGCAAAAGGTGGGCCAGAAGATACTCTCCGCTATGCGTGAGGACGTGTTCACACATATAGAGAGCCTTAGCCACGCCCAGCTTAACGACATCCCTGTGGGCAAGCTGGTCACGAGGGTCAGCAACGACCCCAACGCCATCTCCTTCATGTTCACCAACATCATCGTGACCCTTGCAAAGAACGTGATGGTGATATTCGGTGTGCTGGCGGCCATGCTAATGCTTAACTATATGCTGACCCTGATGGTGCTCTGCTTTGTGCCTTTCGTGGTGCTCTTTACCATCATATTCAGAAAGTTCTCCCGCTCGGTGCACCTGAGAGTGAACGACGCCACCACCGACCTTAACACCTACCTTTCGGAGAACCTCTCGGGTATCAAGATAACCCAGATATTCAACCAGGAGCAGCGCAAGATGTCCGACTTTTTACAGCGCTCCCGGACCCTGCAAAGGGCCAAGCGCAGCCGTATGTTCGTCTTCGGCATCTTCCAGCCAATGGTCTATATGCTCTATATCTCCTCGGTGCTTTGCCTTCTGTACCTTGGGGGCAAGGGCTATATCGGTAACTGGACGGTCTTCGGACAGACGGTGTCCAGCGGCATTATCGTATCCTTCTATATGTATATCTCCAAGTTCTTCAACCCCATCCAGCAGCTGGCCGAGCAGTTTGATATGCTCCAGCGCTCCTTCGCGGCGGCTGAAAAGATATTCACCGTCATGGACATGGTGCCAGAGGTGGTGGACACACCGAACGCCCGGGAGCTGACGGACATCAAGGGGGAGATAGAGTTCAAGGACGTATGGTTTGCCTATAACCCCGGCGAGTGGGTCTTAAAGGGCGTTAGCTTCCATATCAGTCCAAGGCAGACTGTGGCCTTTGTGGGCTCCACGGGCTCGGGCAAGTCCACCATACTGTCCCTTATATGCCGCAACTACGACATACAGAAGGGGCAGATACTGATAGACGGTGTGGACATAAAGGATATAAAGATAGCGTCCCTCAGAAAGCACTTCGGCCAGATGCTCCAGGACGTGTTCCTGTTCTCGGGCAGCATTAGGAGCAATATCGTCCTACGGGAGGAGTTCCCAGAGGAGGACGTCAAAAAGGCCTGCGAGTATGTGAACGCCGACAAGTTCATCTACCGCTTAGACAACGGCCTTGACGAGGTGGTGCGCGAGCGGGGCAACAACTTCTCGGCGGGCCAGCGGCAGCTGCTGAGCTTTGCCAGGACCCTCCTCCATAAGCCGGCGGTGATGATACTGGACGAAGCCACTGCCAATATCGATACGGAGACGGAACTGCTTATTCAGGATTCCTTGGAGAAGATGAAGAATATTGGCACCATGCTGATAGTGGCTCACAGGCTTTCCACTATCCAGCACGCGGACAATATCATACTCCTGTCCCACGGCGAGATTCTGGAGCAGGGCACCCACCAGGAGCTGCTAAAGCAGAAGGGCCGGTACTATAACCTCTACACCTTGCAGTACAATAAGGAGCAGCTCCAGAGGGCGTAA
- a CDS encoding ABC transporter ATP-binding protein produces MNRYYLRFAPVLLMGLLALVAVDYFQLVIPNLYQMVINGINQGYVEVDGQTLPFDMDFLLDRVCMPMVGVILVIVAGRFFWRLCFMGSAIRLETDLRDRMFDNCKNLSREFYQENKVGNLMSLFTNDLDTVQDCFGWGVLMFFDALFMGGMAIVKMWGMNPLLTVLSMIPMAFLLCCATIIGRKMMKRWEIRQEAFSKLSDFSQESFSGIAVIKAFVKEAKELLAFKDLNKENEVANINHTKISVLFRIFVSLFIESVVCVILGYGGYLVYSGIFNAGQLVEFIGYFNAVIWPIMAVGELIDMTSRGQASMNRVSELLDAAPTVVDRPGAEPIERVKGGIEFRNLTFRYPDGEYDALENISFKIEPGENVGLVGKTGSGKTTLVDLILRTYNVPDGTLLIDGKDVNDITIRSLRDGCSYVPQDNFLFSDTIERNIAFGVEDYDDKTITQYAKLADVANDIKKFQHGYHTVLGERGVTVSGGQKQRISIARALMKNAPILILDDSVSAVDTKTERSILQNLRETRAGKTTILIAHRISTIEQMDKVLFIDEGKLVAAGTHEELYRTCPEYTKMVDLQKLDEEGAEHHNA; encoded by the coding sequence ATGAACAGGTACTACTTACGCTTCGCCCCGGTGCTGCTTATGGGGCTTCTGGCCCTTGTGGCTGTGGACTATTTCCAGCTGGTGATACCGAACCTGTACCAGATGGTCATAAACGGTATAAACCAGGGCTATGTGGAGGTAGACGGACAGACGCTGCCCTTTGACATGGACTTCCTGCTGGACAGGGTGTGTATGCCCATGGTGGGCGTTATCTTGGTGATAGTGGCCGGGCGCTTCTTTTGGCGGCTCTGTTTTATGGGCAGCGCCATTCGCCTTGAGACGGACCTTAGAGACAGGATGTTTGATAACTGCAAGAACCTATCCCGAGAGTTCTACCAGGAAAACAAGGTGGGCAACCTCATGAGCCTTTTTACCAATGACCTGGACACCGTGCAGGACTGCTTCGGCTGGGGCGTGCTGATGTTCTTCGACGCGCTGTTTATGGGCGGCATGGCCATTGTGAAGATGTGGGGCATGAATCCGCTGTTAACCGTGCTGTCCATGATACCGATGGCGTTTCTGCTGTGCTGCGCCACCATAATCGGGCGCAAGATGATGAAGCGCTGGGAGATACGCCAGGAGGCCTTTTCAAAGCTTTCCGACTTCTCTCAGGAGAGCTTTTCCGGCATAGCCGTCATTAAGGCCTTCGTGAAGGAGGCCAAGGAGCTCTTGGCCTTCAAGGACCTCAATAAGGAAAATGAGGTGGCCAACATCAACCACACCAAAATATCCGTGCTCTTTAGGATTTTCGTCTCCCTCTTTATTGAGAGCGTGGTCTGCGTTATTCTGGGTTACGGCGGATATCTGGTTTATTCCGGCATATTCAACGCCGGGCAGCTGGTGGAGTTTATCGGCTACTTTAACGCGGTGATATGGCCCATCATGGCCGTGGGCGAGCTTATCGACATGACCTCCCGGGGCCAGGCCAGCATGAACCGGGTCAGCGAGCTTCTGGACGCGGCCCCTACCGTGGTGGACAGGCCCGGGGCAGAGCCCATAGAGCGTGTCAAGGGTGGCATTGAGTTTCGGAACCTTACCTTCCGCTATCCCGACGGTGAGTACGACGCGCTGGAGAACATCAGCTTCAAGATAGAGCCCGGAGAGAACGTGGGCCTTGTGGGCAAGACTGGCTCGGGCAAGACTACTCTCGTTGACCTTATCCTCCGCACCTATAACGTGCCCGACGGCACGCTGCTTATTGACGGCAAGGACGTGAATGACATCACCATCCGCTCCCTCCGGGACGGCTGCTCCTATGTGCCCCAGGACAACTTCCTGTTCTCGGACACTATCGAGCGCAACATCGCCTTCGGCGTGGAGGACTATGATGACAAGACCATAACCCAGTACGCCAAATTGGCGGACGTGGCCAACGACATAAAGAAGTTCCAGCACGGCTATCACACGGTGCTGGGTGAGCGGGGCGTGACGGTCTCCGGCGGACAGAAGCAGCGTATCTCCATCGCCCGGGCCCTTATGAAGAACGCGCCTATACTTATTCTGGACGACTCCGTGTCGGCGGTGGACACCAAGACCGAGCGTTCCATTCTGCAAAACCTCCGGGAGACCCGGGCGGGCAAGACCACCATACTTATCGCCCACCGCATCTCCACCATCGAGCAGATGGACAAGGTGCTCTTTATCGACGAAGGCAAGCTGGTGGCCGCGGGCACCCATGAGGAACTCTACCGCACCTGCCCCGAGTACACAAAGATGGTAGATTTGCAGAAGCTTGACGAGGAAGGAGCTGAACATCATAATGCGTGA